A window of Paenibacillus sp. 19GGS1-52 contains these coding sequences:
- a CDS encoding GNAT family N-acetyltransferase, protein MTTYIIRSITEQDITFLWEMLFESIYTPEGQEPASRDIINNPSISKYVKDWGRDGDMGYIAVNDLGQSLGSITIRYFNKDNKGYGYVNDETPELGMAIRTEYRGRGIGTELLKTLLEQAKMEAINTLSLSVDPNNPAIKLYKRFGFKEVGMEGTSITMIVNL, encoded by the coding sequence ATGACTACATATATTATTCGATCAATAACTGAACAAGACATAACGTTTTTATGGGAGATGTTGTTTGAATCAATTTATACCCCTGAAGGTCAAGAACCAGCGAGTAGAGATATTATTAATAATCCTTCCATCTCTAAATATGTTAAGGACTGGGGACGTGATGGAGATATGGGTTATATTGCAGTGAACGACTTGGGACAGTCATTAGGTTCAATTACAATACGATATTTTAATAAAGATAATAAAGGCTATGGATATGTAAATGATGAAACACCAGAATTAGGGATGGCTATACGAACTGAATATAGGGGGAGAGGTATTGGAACAGAATTATTAAAAACCCTATTGGAACAAGCGAAAATGGAAGCGATTAATACATTATCATTAAGTGTAGATCCTAACAATCCTGCAATCAAACTATATAAACGTTTTGGATTTAAAGAAGTAGGAATGGAAGGAACTTCTATAACGATGATAGTAAACTTATAA
- a CDS encoding transposase, producing MLQQHSLSEQSRFSKLFVTLHIGKTLRHAGISKSFGLSSLAVFQIVFSLVFEGKNWFRLLESDRGADLPGKDVIYRFLNQASFAWRRFLQTLSLRIVLYFESLISSSRVRVFIVDDSVLSRNRSKKAELLARVFDHSTGKFIKGYTLLTLGWSDGFSFAPLDFVMLSSAKLANRICEMASNLSKRSAGYKRRMEAFSRKPDAVVALLERALKAGFTADYVLMDSWFTQVPLLRQLTGKGLGVIGMVKEMKQHYLVQGTRMTLREVFQSLPKSNAKDIKGSVIVQTTCGLPVKLVFVRNRNKKREWLAILSTDVTLDAAEIVRIYGMRWSIETFFKVTKSYLKLGTEFQGRSFDQLISHTTIVFSRYLAMEYERRQSSDDRTLGGLFFLFADEVRDLDYQTALQQLMNLFLEMSQANTKKNKTSVFCQLEEWISSLPSYIKGLFRDLSCES from the coding sequence ATGTTACAACAACATTCCCTGTCTGAACAGTCTCGCTTTTCCAAACTTTTTGTCACTCTCCATATCGGGAAAACCTTACGACACGCAGGTATTTCCAAATCCTTTGGTCTTTCGAGTCTCGCGGTTTTTCAAATCGTTTTCTCTTTAGTCTTCGAAGGTAAGAACTGGTTTCGACTCCTAGAGAGTGACCGTGGAGCAGATCTTCCAGGCAAAGATGTTATCTATCGGTTTTTAAATCAAGCTTCTTTTGCTTGGCGGCGCTTCTTGCAGACCTTAAGTCTTCGCATTGTGCTCTATTTCGAATCGCTTATTTCATCTTCGCGTGTACGAGTATTCATCGTTGACGATTCCGTGTTGAGCCGAAACCGTAGTAAAAAAGCAGAGTTACTGGCACGAGTATTTGACCATTCCACGGGCAAATTCATTAAAGGCTACACCCTGTTAACGTTAGGCTGGTCGGACGGGTTTAGCTTCGCTCCGCTTGACTTTGTCATGCTTTCTTCGGCCAAGCTGGCCAATCGTATTTGCGAAATGGCTTCGAATCTCTCGAAACGCAGCGCCGGGTACAAACGTCGAATGGAGGCTTTTTCTCGGAAGCCGGATGCCGTTGTCGCCTTGCTGGAACGGGCTTTGAAAGCGGGATTCACTGCCGACTATGTGCTTATGGATAGCTGGTTTACCCAAGTTCCACTCCTTCGTCAGCTCACCGGCAAAGGCCTTGGTGTGATTGGCATGGTCAAGGAAATGAAACAACACTATCTGGTTCAAGGAACACGAATGACGCTGCGTGAAGTCTTTCAAAGCCTTCCCAAATCGAATGCCAAAGACATTAAAGGCTCTGTCATCGTACAGACGACCTGCGGTCTACCCGTGAAACTTGTTTTTGTGCGCAACCGAAATAAAAAACGAGAATGGCTCGCGATTTTAAGTACAGATGTGACGCTAGATGCAGCTGAAATCGTACGAATCTACGGCATGCGCTGGAGTATAGAGACCTTTTTCAAAGTCACCAAAAGTTATTTGAAACTGGGAACCGAGTTTCAAGGTCGTTCCTTCGATCAACTGATTAGCCATACAACGATTGTATTCAGCCGTTATTTAGCGATGGAGTACGAACGGCGTCAATCGAGTGATGACCGAACACTTGGAGGTCTCTTTTTTCTCTTCGCGGATGAAGTCCGCGATCTGGATTATCAGACCGCCCTCCAGCAACTCATGAATTTATTTCTTGAAATGTCCCAAGCCAATACTAAGAAGAACAAAACGTCCGTTTTTTGTCAACTAGAGGAATGGATCTCTAGTTTACCCAGCTATATCAAGGGTTTGTTTAGAGATTTGAGCTGCGAAAGTTGA
- a CDS encoding metallophosphoesterase, producing MKTIIHFDLISDIHLDFWVEYSSNHIKQNQRLDKFVHIILPEESSEVLVIAGDLGHYNKQNFIFLEKLKEYYKYILLVAGNHDYYLVTKSIKNKYKRNSILRFQEMKIMAEQIPGVLFLDGDTIEIGGITFGGAGMWYDFQYGIHQLNIDVNKIYDSWKSISNDSVLIEGLARLVEAMYVQELTKLKKILDISDVVVTHISPDWSNVPLDKINDISNSFYYFG from the coding sequence GTGAAGACAATAATACATTTTGATCTCATATCTGATATTCATTTAGATTTTTGGGTGGAATATTCAAGTAATCATATAAAACAAAATCAAAGATTAGATAAGTTCGTGCATATAATTCTTCCTGAAGAGTCTTCAGAAGTTTTGGTGATAGCTGGTGACCTAGGTCACTATAACAAACAAAATTTCATTTTTCTCGAAAAACTCAAGGAATATTATAAGTATATTCTGCTGGTAGCAGGGAATCACGACTACTATTTAGTTACTAAATCAATAAAAAACAAATACAAACGTAACTCAATACTTAGATTTCAAGAAATGAAAATAATGGCAGAACAAATACCTGGAGTATTATTTTTAGATGGGGATACAATTGAAATTGGCGGAATTACTTTTGGTGGTGCTGGAATGTGGTATGACTTTCAATATGGAATTCATCAACTAAACATAGATGTTAATAAAATCTATGATAGTTGGAAGTCGATATCAAATGATTCTGTTTTAATAGAGGGATTGGCGCGATTGGTTGAAGCAATGTATGTGCAAGAGTTAACAAAACTCAAGAAGATACTTGATATTTCAGATGTGGTGGTTACTCATATTTCACCCGATTGGTCTAACGTTCCATTAGATAAGATAAATGATATTAGCAACAGCTTTTATTATTTCGGTTGA
- a CDS encoding IS3 family transposase, translating to MLRVLEVERSTYYAHVKETAQNPIQRVGRPAPGYSYTTTGTRVSDEEICEWLMEFLAGEGASFGYRKLTVLLKRRHQLVINKKKIYRLCTQLNVLRPQRELKLKHPRRLANNRVITGSNQLWETDIKYGWMAGERRFFFIMCILDVFDRAIISYHLGLTCEARHLVQITQEALMKRQLFDKPKEEKPFIRSDNGPQFISHRFEEACETFGITHERIPPRTPNKNAHIESFHSILEAECYQRHEFESYPETYEIVTQFIQDYNQQRIHGSIYDLSPYEYIDALQKNLVKPKEIKV from the coding sequence GTGCTCCGTGTACTCGAAGTCGAACGCTCAACGTACTATGCCCATGTCAAAGAAACGGCACAGAATCCGATTCAAAGGGTAGGGCGTCCTGCACCCGGATACTCGTATACCACCACTGGAACTCGCGTGAGCGACGAAGAAATCTGTGAATGGCTTATGGAGTTCTTGGCGGGTGAGGGAGCCTCGTTTGGGTACCGCAAGCTGACCGTTCTTCTAAAAAGACGCCACCAACTTGTGATTAACAAGAAGAAAATCTACAGGCTGTGTACGCAGTTGAATGTCTTGCGTCCGCAGCGTGAGTTGAAACTGAAACATCCCCGAAGACTCGCAAACAACCGTGTGATTACGGGCTCTAATCAGTTGTGGGAGACGGATATAAAGTATGGCTGGATGGCGGGTGAGCGTCGGTTTTTCTTCATAATGTGCATCTTAGACGTATTCGATCGTGCCATTATTTCGTATCACCTCGGCTTAACTTGTGAAGCGAGGCATCTGGTTCAGATTACACAGGAAGCCCTGATGAAGCGTCAGCTATTTGATAAGCCCAAGGAAGAGAAGCCGTTCATCCGCTCTGATAATGGTCCACAGTTCATCAGTCACCGGTTTGAAGAAGCTTGTGAAACGTTTGGAATCACTCATGAACGAATTCCTCCACGAACGCCAAATAAGAATGCGCACATCGAATCTTTCCATTCTATTTTGGAGGCGGAATGTTATCAAAGGCATGAATTCGAGTCGTATCCTGAGACCTACGAGATCGTTACGCAGTTTATTCAGGACTATAATCAGCAAAGGATTCATGGGAGTATTTACGACCTATCTCCCTACGAATATATCGATGCCCTACAGAAAAACTTGGTAAAACCTAAAGAAATCAAGGTCTAA
- a CDS encoding transposase, translated as MKRVQYDLNFKREIVRKGKEIGNFTAVARQHELDPKMVLRWARDLNRKDVDQLDGASKRQAQFIPTAEEFKQLEHENEKLKKLLAEQALEREILKDLLKKTNPNLRIK; from the coding sequence ATGAAGCGTGTACAATATGATCTGAATTTCAAGCGGGAAATCGTTCGAAAAGGGAAAGAGATTGGGAACTTTACAGCGGTTGCTAGACAGCATGAACTAGATCCCAAAATGGTATTACGATGGGCAAGAGATTTGAATCGTAAAGATGTGGATCAGCTAGACGGCGCGAGCAAAAGACAAGCCCAGTTTATCCCCACGGCTGAAGAGTTTAAACAGCTTGAGCATGAGAATGAAAAACTGAAGAAGCTACTCGCGGAACAAGCCCTCGAAAGGGAAATTCTCAAAGACCTACTAAAAAAAACGAACCCAAACTTACGGATAAAATAG
- a CDS encoding GNAT family N-acetyltransferase, with protein MKIEYFDTNQASLELIKTLWERLRDHHISLSTHFSEQIASNTFEKRSKDLREKSIQGQVKIILAQESETKSLIGYCISSIDKEGQGEIDSIYILDEFRGKGVGNILMERTLNWIKNQGIKNICISVLLGNEQAIKFYEKYGFYPRTYLLKNRN; from the coding sequence TTGAAGATTGAATACTTTGATACAAATCAAGCATCTCTTGAATTAATCAAGACCTTATGGGAACGGCTTAGAGATCACCATATCTCATTATCGACCCACTTTTCAGAGCAAATAGCGAGTAACACTTTTGAAAAAAGATCTAAAGACCTACGAGAAAAATCTATTCAAGGACAAGTAAAGATAATATTAGCTCAAGAATCAGAAACCAAGAGTTTAATCGGATATTGTATTAGTTCGATTGATAAAGAGGGTCAAGGTGAGATTGATTCAATATATATATTGGATGAATTCAGAGGCAAGGGCGTTGGGAACATATTAATGGAACGTACTCTGAATTGGATTAAGAACCAGGGAATAAAGAATATTTGTATATCTGTTTTGTTGGGTAATGAACAAGCAATTAAGTTTTATGAGAAGTATGGATTTTACCCCAGAACCTACCTTTTGAAGAACAGAAATTAG
- a CDS encoding HEAT repeat domain-containing protein — protein sequence MKKFMSFLNIISVTEGKDRYIRNLINRMSTVDNAKSSGESISFKAHREAESLSDKDLIPILVDHISNSSSQGLKSFRNAAYFILSKLLQKHENLEALQFLINQLKLEIDKYVISSMLDRISELNKTESIELAPIFQFVQHQDWTIRHSAIRALKKSRDPQARKVILEIILRSKGDFRKNKEDIIYSVSTLSDIGTIEDLELLEELSINKIRDIRDSSTYAIETINKRQ from the coding sequence ATGAAGAAGTTCATGAGTTTTTTGAATATTATTTCTGTAACTGAAGGCAAAGATAGATACATCCGAAATCTTATTAATCGAATGTCTACAGTTGATAATGCTAAAAGTTCAGGCGAATCTATCAGTTTTAAAGCACATAGAGAAGCAGAATCATTAAGCGATAAAGACTTGATTCCAATATTAGTTGATCATATTAGCAACTCAAGTAGTCAAGGGTTGAAGTCATTTAGAAATGCTGCATATTTCATACTTTCAAAGTTGCTTCAAAAACACGAAAACCTTGAGGCACTACAGTTCTTAATTAATCAACTAAAGCTAGAAATTGATAAGTATGTGATTAGTAGCATGTTAGATCGAATCTCAGAATTAAATAAAACTGAATCTATTGAATTAGCCCCGATTTTTCAGTTTGTACAACATCAAGATTGGACAATTCGACATTCTGCAATAAGGGCTCTTAAGAAATCTAGAGACCCGCAAGCTAGAAAAGTAATTCTAGAGATTATTTTAAGGAGCAAAGGTGATTTTAGAAAGAATAAAGAAGATATTATTTATTCTGTTTCTACATTATCTGATATTGGTACTATTGAAGACTTGGAATTATTAGAAGAGTTATCAATTAATAAAATACGTGATATTAGAGATTCATCTACTTATGCTATAGAAACTATAAATAAACGTCAATAA
- a CDS encoding YrzE family protein, whose protein sequence is MNTETLGEALINYILEEQMIKNIGASLKAIIAGYLFDVIGIIVVSGLLSFTPLKGSYWTYLVISMIFIIFGGYIAASVTRNYRFINAGFVGTIHILWALYMGGYSETLKIFIIQVLAIPLAVLGGIISKKKKPIIRDIEQI, encoded by the coding sequence GTGAACACAGAGACGTTAGGCGAAGCACTGATAAATTATATATTGGAGGAACAAATGATTAAAAACATTGGAGCTAGTCTAAAAGCTATAATTGCCGGTTACCTCTTTGATGTAATTGGAATAATAGTAGTATCTGGTTTGCTTTCTTTTACGCCATTGAAAGGATCGTATTGGACATATCTAGTAATAAGTATGATTTTTATAATTTTTGGTGGTTATATAGCAGCGAGTGTTACAAGAAATTATAGATTTATAAATGCAGGATTTGTTGGAACCATACATATTTTATGGGCTTTGTACATGGGCGGGTACTCAGAAACTCTAAAGATTTTTATTATTCAGGTATTGGCTATTCCTTTAGCAGTATTGGGCGGGATTATTTCAAAAAAGAAAAAACCAATTATTAGAGATATAGAACAGATTTAA
- a CDS encoding ribonuclease E inhibitor RraB, whose translation MRHIYLFAIMVLLLIGCSKPDSLTTKQEDKLVIEQYFYSQDEEPLKKLAEKMKLEGCKINDFKSYELEGIEEWYFYSSKEINKNEIDEEDLKSEQYAKEYNVKYDGHGFPLD comes from the coding sequence ATGAGACATATCTATTTATTCGCAATAATGGTTTTATTATTAATTGGATGTAGTAAACCCGATTCTCTTACAACTAAACAAGAGGATAAATTAGTAATTGAACAATATTTCTATTCTCAAGATGAAGAACCATTAAAAAAACTAGCAGAAAAAATGAAGTTAGAAGGTTGTAAAATAAATGACTTCAAATCTTATGAATTGGAAGGAATAGAGGAATGGTACTTCTATTCAAGTAAAGAGATTAACAAAAATGAAATTGATGAGGAAGATCTAAAAAGCGAACAATATGCTAAAGAATATAATGTGAAATATGATGGGCATGGATTTCCACTTGATTAG
- a CDS encoding DUF2716 domain-containing protein: MNVETLYAIGRDHEYCEVFSMENWIELDSKRYRIVWDKFYNDLKFNPSGVRENLRTFTLPSPFKVFDITGLYGTNFEIQYKELEESIIKAFLDCTAETEYIYALDWQHTSYLFNPHLESRLNEWGEWPITLYPNGDYYLFLNQSMSWGYLGHPWEKTISIFGEEFLKAIVRHKPKLFDKEL, from the coding sequence GTGAATGTGGAAACGTTATATGCAATAGGCCGAGATCATGAATATTGTGAGGTGTTTTCAATGGAGAATTGGATTGAACTCGATTCAAAAAGGTATCGGATTGTCTGGGATAAATTTTATAATGATTTAAAGTTTAACCCTAGCGGGGTTAGGGAAAATCTCCGTACCTTCACATTACCCAGCCCATTTAAAGTGTTTGATATCACAGGTCTATATGGAACAAACTTTGAAATTCAATATAAAGAATTAGAGGAAAGTATTATAAAAGCATTTCTTGATTGCACAGCTGAAACTGAATATATTTATGCACTTGATTGGCAACATACTTCATATCTATTCAATCCACATCTAGAGAGTCGCTTAAATGAGTGGGGAGAATGGCCAATTACTTTATATCCGAACGGTGATTATTATCTCTTTCTTAATCAATCAATGTCGTGGGGATATTTAGGCCACCCATGGGAGAAAACAATAAGTATTTTTGGAGAAGAGTTTTTGAAAGCAATTGTGAGACATAAACCAAAGTTATTTGATAAAGAACTATGA